One window of the Nicotiana tabacum cultivar K326 chromosome 4, ASM71507v2, whole genome shotgun sequence genome contains the following:
- the LOC107784434 gene encoding endochitinase 3 precursor → MRLLEFTALSSLLVLFLLLAVSAEQCGKQAGGARCPSGMCCSNFGWCGNTQDYCGPGKCQSQCPSGPGPTPRPPTPTPGPSTGDISNIISSSMFDQMLKHRNDNTCQGKSFYTYNAFITAARSFRGFGTTGDTTRRKREVAAFFAQTSHETTGGWDTAPDGRYAWGYCYLREQGNPPSYCVQSSQWPCAPGQKYYGRGPIQISYNYNYGPCGRAIGQNLLNNPDLVATNAVVSFKSAIWFWMTAQSPKPSCHDVITGRWTPSAADRAANRLPGYGVITNIINGGLECGHGSDARVQDRIGFYRRYCSILGVSPGDNIDCGNQKSFNSGLLLETM, encoded by the exons ATGAGACTTTTGGAGTTCACAGCTCTTTCATCTCTACTAGTCTTGTTTCTGCTCCTGGCTGTCTCGGCAGAACAATGCGGTAAACAGGCGGGAGGTGCACGTTGTCCCTCGGGAATGTGCTGCAGCAACTTTGGATGGTGCGGAAACACTCAAGACTATTGTGGTCCGGGAAAGTGTCAAAGCCAGTGTCCTTCTGGCCCTGGACCTACCCCAAGACCACCCACCCCTACTCCTGGTCCTAGTACCGGGGACAtcagcaacatcatcagcagtTCCATGTTTGATCAGATGCTCAAGCATCGCAATGATAATACATGCCAAGGGAAGAGCTTTTATACGTATAATGCCTTTATCACTGCTGCAAGATCATTTCGTGGCTTTGGCACCACCGGTGACACCACCAGGCGAAAAAGGGAGGTTGCTGCTTTCTTTGCCCAAACCTCTCATGAAACTACTG GAGGATGGGATACAGCACCGGATGGGAGATACGCATGGGGTTACTGCTACCTTAGGGAACAAGGCAACCCTCCAAGCTACTGTGTTCAAAGTTCTCAGTGGCCATGTGCTCCTGGCCAGAAATATTACGGAAGAGGCCCCATCCAAATTTCATA CAACTACAACTACGGGCCTTGTGGAAGAGCCATAGGGCAGAACCTCCTAAACAATCCTGATCTGGTGGCCACCAATGCTGTCGTCTCATTTAAGTCAGCAATTTGGTTTTGGATGACGGCTCAGTCACCGAAGCCATCTTGCCACGATGTGATCACGGGGCGATGGACACCATCGGCGGCTGACAGAGCAGCGAACCGCCTCCCAGGATATGGTGTCATAACAAACATCATCAATGGGGGATTGGAATGTGGGCATGGCTCTGACGCTAGGGTCCAAGATCGTATTGGTTTCTATAGGAGGTACTGTTCCATTCTTGGAGTAAGTCCTGGAGACAACATTGACTGCGGCAACCAGAAGTCTTTTAACTCTGGCCTCTTGCTTGAGACTATGTAA